The Anolis carolinensis isolate JA03-04 chromosome 2, rAnoCar3.1.pri, whole genome shotgun sequence genome has a window encoding:
- the txndc15 gene encoding thioredoxin domain-containing protein 15 — MRGGCLLWAPVLLGSLLAAAAEPEEATDLMSEKFSESSSAFPPESSPVQGSPDGPKERVKYRTAEIADAMMGSSMPPGQSVVLSIIPAKMKEMGAGTCDATADGECDAQAAFSSFPSSGSQSPESPVEQPVVLEAVHPSSAEDTNSTDSMKTPKVNCEERNITGITNFTLQILNISQDLMEFLNPNGSDCTLVLFYTPWCRFSANLAPHFNSLPRAFPTLSFLALDASQHSSLSTRFGTVAVPNILLFQGAKPMARFNHTDRTLETLKAFLFNQTGIEPKTDVVVTEEDQAGPLPSTLSRGVDWLLLFSLLFLISFVMYATIRTESIRWLIPGQDQEHQE; from the exons ATGAGGGGCGGCTGTCTCCTCTGGGCTCCTGTCCTGCTCGGGAGTCTCCTGGccg CAGCAGCTGAACCAGAGGAAGCAACTGATTTAATGTCTGAAAAGTTCAGTGAAAGCTCTTCAGCATTCCCCCCGGAAAGCAGTCCTGTGCAGGGGAGCCCAGATGGGCCCAAAGAGCGAGTGAAGTACAGGACGGCAGAAATCGCTGATGCCATGATGGGGAGCAGCATGCCACCAGGGCAGTCGGTGGTACTTTCTATCATTCCAGCGAAGATGAAGGAGATGGGCGCAGGCACCTGCGATGCAACAGCCGATGGCGAATGCGACGCGCAGGCTGCCTTTTCATCTTTCCCTTCCTCAGGATCACAATCTCCAGAGTCACCCGTAGAGCAACCCGTAGTTCTGGAAGCAGTGCATCCTTCATCAGCAGAGGACACAAATAGTACAGACAGCATGAAAACCCCcaaagtgaactgtgaagaaaGGAATATCACAGGGATCACAAATTTCACGTTACAAATCTTGAATATTTCCCAA GATTTAATGGAGTTCCTCAATCCAAATGGTAGTGACTGTACCTTAGTCCTGTTCTATACCCCTTGGTGCCGTTTTTCTGCAAATCTAGCTCCTCACTTTAATTCTTTGCCTCGAGCTTTCCCAACGCTTAGTTTCTTGGCTTTGGATGCCTCTCAGCACAGCAG TTTGTCTACCAGGTTTGGAACGGTGGCTGTTCCCAACATCCTTCTTTTCCAAGGAGCCAAGCCTATGGCAAGGTTTAACCATACTGATCGGACTCTAGAAACACTGAAAGCTTTTCTTTTCAATCAGACTG GGATAGAGCCCAAGACAGATGTGGTAGTCACTGAAGAAGATCAAGCAGGTCCACTGCCCAGCACACTAAGCAGAGGAGTAGACTGGCTGCTTTTATTCTCCTTACTGTTTCTTATCAGTTTCGTCATGTATGCTACTATTCGTACTGAGAGCATCCGGTGGTTAATACCTGGCCAAGATCAGGAGCATCAGGAATGA
- the c2h5orf24 gene encoding UPF0461 protein C5orf24 homolog: MMHPVASGNSPFCGTGKSSCLNDDNGTPTDQFDLYSTQQTKYGHTVSHKPIPCQRQDPLNEPHLQTTSGRSIETKDELKKKKNLNRSGKRGRPSGTTKSAGYRTSTGRPLGTTKAAGFKTSPGRPLGTTKAAGYKVSPGRPPGSIKALSQRANLSYTCSSAAFPYSVVHNRALHAAGETSSKIKQPTE, from the coding sequence ATGATGCATCCTGTTGCAAGTGGTAACTCCCCTTTCTGTGGGACTGGAAAAAGTTCTTGTCTTAATGATGACAACGGAACACCGACTGACCAATTTGATTTATATTCCACACAACAGACAAAGTATGGCCACACAGTCAGCCACAAGCCAATACCATGCCAGAGACAAGATCCATTAAATGAGCCACATTTGCAGACCACAAGTGGCAGGAGTATAGAGACAAAAGATgaactgaagaaaaagaaaaacctcaACAGATCTGGTAAACGTGGAAGACCTTCGGGGACCACAAAATCAGCGGGATACAGAACAAGCACAGGTAGACCGCTGGGAACCACCAAAGCAGCTGGATTTAAGACAAGTCCAGGCAGGCCCTTGGGTACAACTAAAGCTGCAGGATACAAAGTCAGCCCAGGGAGACCTCCAGGTAGCATTAAAGCCCTCTCACAGCGTGCTAATCTAAGTTATACTTGTAGCAGTGCAGCCTTTCCTTACTCTGTGGTCCATAACAGAGCTTTGCATGCTGCTGGTGAGACAAGCAGTAAAATCAAGCAACCCACTGAATGA